GAGTAAATAAAAGTGaaaatagtttgtttgtttatttatttatttattgctatacCGCCATTCATTAAGAAAACCCCCagcacaataaaatttaaaaacaatttgattaaaaaattaaaaaaaaaattaaaacacaagcataaaaacagtacaaaacacaaagaagctgcagtggagacaatcatgttaaagcctgggtaaaaagccacgatttgacatgctttctaaaaactgtgatggagactgaggagagaatagccaccaggagagcattccagagtctgggggcagccacagagaaggccctgtctcacatACACGACAGcccagcctccctcattgtcggcacccagagcagagccccctccgatgaccttgttaagcgggcagcaacccttgggagtaggtggtccctcaggtatcccgggtccaaaccgttaagggctttaaaggtcagaaccagcaccttgaattggacccggaaacaaactggtagccagtgcagctctttcagaatgggtgtgatgtgctcccaccgggcagctccagctAAAACCCTagttgccgcattttgcactagctgcagtttcaggatattcttcaagggcagccccacgtagagtgcattacagtagtccagccgTGGCATGACTAAATAGAAGGTGGTTACATATATAATGATGCATATTATCATTAAAAGTACTAAGAATGCatgagggtgattacatgttaccaaaaaaagctaaaagcGAAGGTAACTGGGGATTTGTATCTGGTTTTGGAAAAGTTGAAATTGTTGCTTCATACATGGACTGAGGAAAGGAACTACATTTGAAAgcagaggtcacatgaccgccagcagggagactactcctgaaatgaggccaactgggactaatgcctttagatgttttctgtgtaaccaatttggccacaaggtggcgaactgtcccaagaatcagacaaagaaaaGTAACTTTACAGAAAGGAATTCAAACAAAAATTTTAATGTTTGCCTGATGCAAagtgatgaaaagttcatttttgaTACTGGTTCTTCGGTTCATATATCAAATCATCTGGATTTCTATAccgaactgtttgatattcctgaagagactgtttatttgggcaataatactacaaataaagccaagaagaaaggcaaaggaattTTTTATTGCAAGctactggatggatctgttaaaccattttctGGAGCAGAGAAGCGAGCACTCACCATCACCTCCGGCTGGCCACTCGGGTTGCCATATCCGGGCTTCCCAAATCTGGAATCATGGCATGActcaggcctctcagaggctaaTTCCCCAGGCGTGGGGACCTGCAAAATGGCTGAGGCACCTAAGGGGGAAAGCTCAAATGGTCTGAAGAACTGGCTGAACCAGCCAGAGGGGGTGAAAACTGAGGCcggaatggggagggggaacctctgtggacacccccccacccactgcctccaggaactcccccaaaggggataaggtaaatatatatatatttaaaaaaaatccgtGAACCAAACTGGGAGGGGGGTGTTGGAGGGGGTGCCggattgaactggcccagtcaggttcgagtccggtccagaccagactagctggttccatgcacatccctataaccagtatttaacctctatcttttagGGCATCATCTTAAAATGCAGAGTTACCTTCCCTTTGGATAAATACGGtatatactattattattattttacatttatatcccgctcttcctccaaggagcccagagcggtgtactacatacttgagtttctctttcacaacaaccctgggaagcaggtgaggctgagagagaagtgactggcccagagtcacccagcaagtctcatggctgaatggggattggaactcgggtctccccggactTAGTCCTGCattctaaacactacaccacgcttccTAGACACTTAAAAATTGCAATTAGGAGCACAGAGTTAGAAAGGGCCTTCAAGGTCTTCTAGTCTAGTCCATCACCCCAGCACTGTGAGGGATCGGCTATCGCATCCTTATCTGGGGCCATCCAACCTTTGGACGTCTTCAGTGATGGACAGCCttccactgcatgaggcagactgttccgctGTCCAACAACTTTTACCATCAGGAGGTTCCTCCTCATGTTTCACCTGGATCTGCATCCTCACCATTTCAACCCCTCCGTTCTAGCCCTGCCCTCGAGTATCAGGGAACAAGCCCACTTATGCCTTCTCTGTGACAGCCGTCCTGGTAATCTTTGAAGATGGCTCTTGTATCCCCCCATCCCCTCAAGGCGAAACACCCTCAGCTCTACTTCTTGAACCCTTCCCCCCAAAACCCGTACTCCAATTGGTTCTTCAACTGAACAAAGACTTTCCTCCAGCTCTCCAACAGAACTCTCTGCTGAAAGTAGCCTCCTATATATACACAAATTTCCCTCCTATATATGTCAAAATATCTCAAATGCCCTGTTTTTCAAAGCATGATCAATAAAAAGCAAACCCCTCTCTCCCTACAAAATCAAACAAGTCCAATTCATCACCCTCAAAAAAAAAACTACAGAGCAGAGCTGCAAATTCTGGACCCCAACTCAGTTTTgctgagtctttttttttttttttaccccagctcACGCATCTGTagtcacctaatggctcagcggggaaatgcttgactatcaagcaagaggctgccggttcgaatccccgctggtacctataccGGTACCTAtaccagcagcaatataggaagatgctgaaaggcatcatctcttactgcacgggagatgacaatggtcaacccctcctgtattctaccaaagacatccacagggctttgtgggtgccacgagtcgacaccgacttgacagcctCCTTTGCCTTTACATCTGCGCATGCgcatctgtgcatgcgcaaaGAAAGAACTGAGCTGCAGCCAGCCTGGTCTGTAAACTGGGAGGCCAGCGGAAGGGGGATTGGAGGAGTTACAGCTCTACTCTGATGTATATACCGCCTCCGCGGCCTCAGCACCtgaattttaataaaataattacattttttctctcccctccctacaTTTACTCCAGGAAATtcactttacttgtaaaggggaatcctcactggatctcCCTATGCAAATAAACCTTTCCCCGAGCCGGCCCACAAACCGGTTCAGCTGAGCCCGGACCGGGCTGGGTCAAATTTGGtccggatttgaaccgaaccggtctTATGGCTGGCTTGCACTGCCCTAGCAGCCTGACAGAATCTAGTCACTTTAAAATTAGTCTCAGGATTGGATCCAGGAAGTAAATAGGTGGCATGAAATAACTCTGAATACACAGGGATGGGCAGTAAATAAAAGAATGTCTTATTGACTGATAAAATATATCCTCCAGTATAGAGGATCCATATTGCTAATCATCTGCTTAAGTGCTTTCTTGGCACTATCAAAACCCAAGGATAATAAAAAATTAGGGGGGAAATGTGATGTCAATAGTTTAGATTCCAATTTTGTTCAACAGGTTTGTCTAATAGTACCTGCTACTACCAAAGGTGTCAAACAACTTGGGAGGAGGTTCAGATTTCTAGTTTCCACCTTTAACATTCCAGCTTCAgatcttcaaataaaataaagagtGAAGAGAGAGAACCTCTTTCAACATTCCAAGCATTAATTTGGTTTCTCCCGTGTGAGTTTTATGGTGTtgaataagatgtccactccacccaacccaccccatctggggacccacatctgAGCATCTCTGCCCTAAGTTAATGCCTGAAGAACTGCTTTCTGCCCTAGAAACTGCTTCTAACCTGCTTAAGTTCCATGGTTGGGAGAGTGGATAAAATCCCCCCCTCCCAtgaagaacctaagaacagccctgctggatcaggcccgaggtggtccatctagtccagcatcccgtttcacaaggtggcccacctgatgccgccggaagcctacaggcaggagttgagggcaggccctggGTGTGGGAAATCCCctggaaccctgccttccccttttGAGTCAACCCCTTGCGTTCATCCACACTGTCCCAGGACAGGGAATGGGGCGTCTTGCTGAACCAAAGAGTACATAACCAGGTTCCCACAAAAGAGCTCCTCGTCTGACGGAGAAACTCtcttctactactacaacaaacaaacaaacaaacaaacaaacaaacaagatggctccctgtccccgaatttctcacaatctaaaaagaaacataaggcggataccaacaacagctactggagggatgctgtgctggggacggatatggccagttgctttccttctgctcaataaagagaatcaccacattaaaagggggcctcttttgcccatttagcaggggtttataTTTCACACAgagaagatgtgtgtgtgtgtatgttgcagGGGGAGGgatctctttcacacacacacacacacatgtgcacgcacacacacacacacacatacacacagagcaaTATTCATTGATTACTTTGAAGGAATTATGCACATTTATTCAAAACAGAGACACAACATTATGAATTTCCCTGAGGGAAGCAAAACAAAGAAGAAGCAGAAATCTCACAAGGGTTTATATTTCACAAAATGAGGGAGATTTTCAGGTTTCTCTGCAGTTTCATTTGTATGATTCCTATACCCTGTTTGAATTTACGCATGTGCAGGGAAGTGAGCCTTCCTTcttccagtgtgggttctatcgTGTATAGTAAGGGCTACTCTGTTCCTAAAGCGGTTTCCACACTCTAAACGTTTGTGTGGTTTCTCCCCGGTGTGGGTTCTAAGGTGTCCAGTAAGTTGTCAATTCCTGCTAAACCTCTTAGCATAATCTCAGCATTAGTGAGATTTCTCCCCAATGTGCATTTTCTGGTGTCTAATAAGATGTTCCCTCTGGCtgtagctctttccacactccaagcatttgtgtggtttctccccagtgtgggttctacggTGTGCAGCGAGATTTGTACTCCAgataaagctctttccacactcccagcatttgtgtggtttctccccagtgtgggttccaCGGTGTCCATTGAGAGTTGTACTCCgcctaaagctctttccacactcaaagcatttgtgtggtttctccccagtgtgggttttgTGGTGTGAAGTAAGATTTTCtttcatgctgaagctctttccacactccaagcatttgtatggtttcgCCCCAGTGTGGATTTTGTGGTGCATAGTAAGATACCCacctgtgctgaagctctttccacacaccaagcatttatgtggtttctccccagtgtgggttctatgatgtatAGTAAGATacccacttgtgctgaagctctttggacactccaagcatttgtatggtttctccccagtgtgtgttTTGTGGTGTTGAGTAAGagctccactctggctgaagctccttccacactccaaacatttgtgtggtttctccccagtgtgggttctgtggtgtctAATAAGATGTCCTCTCcggatgaagctctttccacattccaagcatttatgtggtttctccccagtgtgggttttgTGGTGTGAAGTAAGagctccactcgtgctgaagctctttccacactccaagcatttatgtggtttctccccagtgtgggttctatggtgtgcaTCGAGAGTTGTACTCCGACtatagctctttccacactccaagcatttgtgtagtttctccccagtgtgggttttgTGGTGTGAAGTAAGATTTCctctcgtgctgaagctctttccacactccaagcatttgtatggtttctccccagtgtggattttgTGGTGTATAGTAAGATACCCacctgtgctgaagctctttccacacaccaagcatgtatgtggtttctccccagtgtgggttctatgatgtatAGTAAGACacccacttgtgctgaagctctttggacactccaagcatttatatggtttctccccagtgtgtgttTTGTGGTGTCGAGTAAGAgttccactctggctgaagctccttccacacaccAAACATTTGTGTGGTTTCACCCCAGTGTGGGTTTTGTGGTGTTGAGTAAGagctccactctggctgaagctctttccacacttcaaaCATTTGTATGGTTTCTTCCCAGTGTGGGATTTGTGGTGTGAAGTAAgttctccactcgtgctgaagctctttccacactccaagcatttatgtggtttctccccagtgtgggttttgTGGTGTCGAGTAAGAGCTCCACTCATGCTGAAGctgtttccacactccaagcatttgtgtggtttctccccagtgtgggttttgTGGTGTGAAGTAAGagctccactcgtgctgaagctctttccacactccaagcatttgtatggtttctccccagtgtggattctgtggtgtTTAATAACATacccacttgtgctgaagctctttccacacaccaaacatttatgtggtttctccccagtgtgtgttTTGTGGTGTTGAGTAAGagctccactctggctgaagctccttccacacttcaaacatttgtatggtttctccccagtgtgaattcTGTGGTGTTTAGCAAGatctccactcgtgctgaagctctttccacactccaagcatttatgtggtttcacCCCAGTGTGGGTTTTGTGGTGTTGAGTAAGagctccactcgtgctgaagctctttccacaccccaaacatttgtatggtttctccccagtgtgaattcTGTGGTGTTTAGCAAGATATCCACTCgtgttgaagctctttccacactccaagcatttgtgtggtttctccccagtgtgggttctgtggtgtctAGTAAGATCTCCACTTgcgctgaagctctttccacactccaagcatttgtgtggtttctccccagtgtgggttctgtggtgtctAGTAAGATCTCCACTTgcgctgaagctctttccacactccaagcatttatgtggcttctccccagtgtgtgttcTGTGGTGTATAATAAGATGCCCTCTCTTGATGAAGAACTTCCCACAGTCCAAACATTCATACAATTTCTCACCTGCTTTCATTTCCCTCTCCAGTTCAAACTTGGTCCAGAAGTGAAGCTTTTGCTATGCAGAGGGCACaggctcctttctctttctttctgcgtTATTTTTTGGACTTCTCTTCTTCCGTGTTGCTCCAGTTTTTAGGCTGTGCTCCCTTTTATGTCATCTGGCACGACCCATAAACCCTCTGCTGGGTTTCCCCTCCTTGTTCCTCTCCCAACTCTCACCggctggaaggaagagagaaaactggtcagaGCCTGGGATGGAAAAGGAGCGTCAACTAGAtcggaaggtgccttataccgagtcacagGGATCTGCACAGACCAGTTCCGAGGTCCTTTTCCGTACCTACGGATCGGTTCGGCGTCCCAATGTTTTGGTGTTGCAGGGGGTACATTTAAGGGACCCGCAGGttacttccctcccacctgctgcTTTCCCACTGATGGCACGGTCTCCAGAATCGCTGGCACGGGGTGGGAGTggacctccttgccgccccagtcagagTCAAACTGGAAGTGCCTGACGTGTGCGAGTGACCAGAGTGTGATCCAGCCCATCCTCCATGCGAGCCGAGACTCACCTAGGAAGTCCAATATGGACACTTGagccttcagaagaggaaactgctcAAGAACAAGCAGGTTGGTGAAAACGAAGCGGAAAGGGACAGGCAGGAGGGGGATGAAATCGCTCCAGAGCACATTTCAAAACCACATGAAGGAAGAACGTGCTTCTCACCTGCTTTCCCACAGCGGCCTGGTCTGCAGCTGTGAACAGGGGGAgctttttcaaatgatcccttTGGCCTGCCTCTGtccagctgctgctgttctttttcTGGGGGAACGGCTTGGGGGGATTTTCCACTGAAAAGCAGGATTGAAAGAGTCCTTCGAGGTACAAGAGCCCGTCAACCGCAGCTGGGTCTGCAGCCATTCAAAGCGGTTCCTGCTGCTGGGCTGATTTCCAAGCTCCTGTCAGTGATGGTGAATTACTACAGATTCCCTTTGCCCGCAGGGACCCTTGGTAAAATGAGGACAATAAGATCCATTCGGAGATATATAAGAGGGGAGTAAAGATGGGGCTGACTAGGATATGAGggatccgagttcaaattcctCCCCACTCAGCCGTGAAGCTCAGGGGATGGCCTTGGGCCTGTCACTTTCTCTCCTCCTAACCCCCCTCCCAGTATTTTTGtaagggggaagcagcagcatatatgcccccccccatggtcctcagaggaagggaaggatagaAATGTCAAACATATATGTCAGATGCATATTCTTGTGGACTCCTAGCCACTACTAGCACTCCGATAGTAAGCACAGAAATAGGGAAGCAAAGAAGCCACctcatggtgcagcggggaaatgacttgcctagcaagccataggttgccggttcgaatccctgctggtatgtttcccagactatggggaaagcATTTTTcctgtgggcagcagcaatataagcaggtgctgaaaggcatcaatctcagactgcgtgggaggaggccatggtcaatccctcctgtattgtaccaaaagaaaaccacagggctctgtgggcgccagcagttgatacaccgactcgacagcacaactttactttgacTTTACACAGAAATACCAGAAGCATATTTAACTGATCTTACCCCAACAGGCATTTAAAGCAAAATGAAAGTACAGATCACATAAATGCCTTCAGCTGCAGCCATCCAAGCACTGCCTACAATCCTGTTGCATCCAAGtcaagaagagaggaaggaatctCCCTTCCTTGGCAAGGGTGGCCATTTGCTGTGAAGCCAGGGGATGCCCAAGTAGCACAAATCTACCGTTCACACAGAGGAGCAGAATCCTAGAATGAGAAGAGCTGGAAGGGATCTCAAGAGATCTTCCAGTCCACCCCCTGCCCAGGGCTACAGCGTCACTGGAAGAtgtctgtccagcctctgcttggacCCTGCGGGGATGAGACCCCCACTATGAGACCCCCCACTTCAGAGCTTGGAAGGGGGCCACTCCATCGCATCTCCCTTTCCAGggactttcccagacagcaggcttgactGAGAGGCTCTCCTGCCAGCCTGAAATGGCCCAAAAATACCGAtgcaagaagtggattttttttagccCCCAAcacactgttggaagtgaaggactatgcgctgtctcttgtctcagtgacatagaggacagactagtgagtcagagggctagagggtcaagacattggtcatctcttctcttctactctgacactatccctttgatatgtagactgCTAATCTcaggggcttccttccttccttccacttcctcttcccttccttctcccttgcaacatgcaagctccactcccctgcaccatgtgtgtaagagatgcagaatccatctgcacccagctagctagctagctcgattagagatcctatctcctcactttcctatctagaatggagttctctaataaatactccttatattgatttgaaccTATGAACTGGCTCCTAGTTACTTTAccctcagcatacacgcatgcctaaccaaattccactgtgttgtgcctctgtgtactctgctataatgaga
The Hemicordylus capensis ecotype Gifberg chromosome 14, rHemCap1.1.pri, whole genome shotgun sequence genome window above contains:
- the LOC128337260 gene encoding zinc finger protein 79-like; the encoded protein is MLGVIHTGEKPYKCLECGKSFSTSGALTSHHKTHTGEKPHKCLECGNSFSMSGALTRHHKTHTGEKPHKCLECGKSFSTSGELTSHHKSHTGKKPYKCLKCGKSFSQSGALTQHHKTHTGVKPHKCLVCGRSFSQSGTLTRHHKTHTGEKPY